A region from the Sporichthyaceae bacterium genome encodes:
- a CDS encoding YibE/F family protein: MSARRHDHGSGHGHGHEHRRSASPADRRLVIWLTALVGGLAAVTVVAMIVLWPHGPRAALPLSPDEQPAHLVHATALSVTPYDCESTGSTIGPDGKPTQVRCGKVVVRIRHGADAGRQATVLVQPEIYRAGVHPGDDLLVSKVDQGADVAPADSYAFADFARSTPMVALGVLFAVLVVAVARLRGLAALAGLGVAALVLTKFMLPALLDGRSALAVGVVGGAAILFVVLYVAHGVSVRTTTALLGTLLGLATTALLGWVAVAGFHLSGLGSEDDQYLSAFAGQIQLSGLLLCGLVIASLGVLNDVTVTQASAVWELYQTDPTQSRARLFAAGMRIGRDHIASTVYTLVFAYAGTALPVL, encoded by the coding sequence GTGAGCGCCAGGCGGCACGACCACGGATCCGGACACGGTCATGGCCACGAACACCGGCGATCCGCGAGTCCGGCGGATCGCCGTCTGGTCATCTGGCTGACCGCACTGGTCGGCGGGCTGGCGGCCGTCACCGTGGTCGCGATGATCGTGCTGTGGCCGCACGGTCCGCGGGCCGCGCTGCCGCTGTCCCCCGACGAGCAACCTGCCCACCTGGTGCACGCCACCGCGCTCAGCGTGACGCCGTACGACTGCGAGAGCACCGGCAGCACCATCGGCCCGGACGGGAAGCCCACGCAGGTGCGCTGCGGCAAGGTGGTGGTGCGTATTCGGCACGGCGCCGACGCCGGCCGGCAGGCCACCGTGCTGGTGCAACCGGAGATCTACCGCGCCGGTGTGCACCCCGGTGACGACCTGCTGGTGTCGAAGGTCGACCAGGGTGCGGATGTCGCACCTGCGGACAGCTACGCGTTCGCCGACTTCGCCCGCAGCACCCCGATGGTCGCCCTCGGGGTGCTGTTCGCGGTGCTGGTGGTCGCGGTAGCCCGACTGCGCGGGCTGGCCGCACTGGCCGGCCTCGGCGTCGCCGCCCTGGTCCTCACCAAGTTCATGCTGCCCGCCTTACTTGACGGGCGCTCCGCGTTGGCCGTGGGCGTGGTCGGCGGCGCGGCAATTCTGTTCGTGGTGCTCTACGTGGCGCACGGCGTCTCGGTACGCACCACCACCGCGCTGCTGGGCACGCTGCTCGGCCTGGCCACCACCGCCTTGCTCGGCTGGGTGGCGGTGGCCGGCTTCCACCTGTCCGGGTTGGGCAGCGAGGACGATCAGTACCTGTCCGCGTTCGCCGGGCAGATCCAACTGTCCGGACTGCTGCTGTGCGGGCTGGTGATCGCCTCGTTGGGTGTGCTCAACGACGTCACGGTGACCCAGGCCTCCGCGGTGTGGGAGTTGTATCAGACGGACCCGACGCAGTCGCGGGCCCGATTGTTCGCCGCGGGTATGCGTATCGGCCGCGACCACATCGCCTCGACGGTGTACACGCTGGTGTTCGCCTACGCGGGCACCGCGCTGCCGGTGCTG
- a CDS encoding mechanosensitive ion channel family protein, producing the protein MTVLATGQFTDANRWVRGDGLQIVMVVLGVILLSRAVGAFGRLITGRIDSGTEQQQADSVSKSEDLRHRHSVAQVLTWLANVLLMSIGAVRVVNLLGFSITGLVAPAAVLGVALGFGAQRIVQDLLAGFFIITERQYGFGDVIRIAALGDAKGVEGTVEEISLRITRMRSVDGEVIIVPNGQIVQVTNLSRDWARAVVDIPLLPSTDIAEANRILQEVTAAAWEDERLRTLMYDKPTVIGVERIDVRQVTVRIVARTVPDKHWEVQRALRARVITAFRKHGIMLPSEAILLPNPVAAP; encoded by the coding sequence ATGACAGTTCTGGCAACCGGCCAGTTCACCGACGCCAATCGCTGGGTCCGCGGCGACGGGCTGCAGATCGTCATGGTCGTGCTCGGGGTGATCCTGCTGTCGCGCGCGGTCGGCGCGTTCGGCCGGTTGATCACCGGACGCATCGACTCCGGCACCGAACAGCAGCAGGCCGATTCCGTCAGCAAGTCCGAAGATCTGCGGCACCGCCACTCGGTGGCCCAGGTGCTCACCTGGCTGGCCAATGTGCTGCTGATGAGCATCGGCGCGGTGCGGGTGGTGAACCTGCTCGGCTTCTCCATCACCGGACTGGTCGCCCCGGCCGCGGTGCTCGGCGTCGCGCTGGGCTTCGGTGCCCAGCGCATCGTGCAGGACCTGCTGGCCGGCTTCTTCATCATCACCGAGCGGCAGTACGGGTTCGGCGACGTGATCCGCATCGCGGCGCTCGGCGACGCCAAGGGCGTGGAGGGCACCGTAGAGGAAATCTCGCTGCGCATCACCCGGATGCGCTCGGTCGACGGTGAAGTGATCATCGTGCCGAACGGACAGATCGTGCAGGTCACGAACCTGTCCCGGGACTGGGCGCGGGCCGTGGTGGACATCCCGCTGTTGCCGTCCACGGACATCGCCGAGGCCAACCGGATCCTCCAGGAGGTGACCGCGGCCGCCTGGGAGGACGAACGGCTGCGCACGCTGATGTACGACAAGCCCACGGTCATCGGTGTGGAACGCATCGACGTGCGGCAGGTGACTGTGCGGATCGTCGCGCGCACCGTGCCGGACAAGCATTGGGAGGTGCAACGCGCCCTGCGCGCTCGGGTGATCACCGCGTTCCGCAAGCACGGCATCATGCTGCCCTCGGAGGCCATCCTGCTGCCCAACCCGGTGGCGGCCCCATGA
- a CDS encoding type 1 glutamine amidotransferase, whose translation MTPTWAFIQHVRHEPGALISSLATERGITVDVRVIPNGDPLPAAEELDGLVVMGGPMGANDDTDHPNLPAERALIAAAVACGIPVLGVCLGAQLLAAALGARVYRGPVYEVGLGEVEVLADDPVLGPAGAMLPVMHWHHDTFDLPAGARLLARSAHYPHQAFRVGERAWGLQFHVELDAALATAWAPHLPAGVQIREADRQAVEEGGRAALGRLFDLVL comes from the coding sequence ATGACCCCCACCTGGGCCTTCATCCAGCACGTGAGACACGAACCCGGCGCGCTGATCAGCAGCCTGGCCACGGAACGTGGCATCACCGTGGACGTGCGGGTGATTCCGAACGGCGATCCGCTGCCCGCCGCCGAGGAGCTTGACGGCCTGGTCGTGATGGGCGGCCCGATGGGCGCGAACGACGACACCGACCACCCGAACCTGCCGGCCGAGCGGGCGCTGATCGCCGCCGCGGTGGCCTGCGGCATTCCGGTGCTCGGGGTGTGTCTGGGTGCGCAATTGCTGGCCGCCGCGCTGGGTGCGCGGGTATATCGGGGGCCGGTGTACGAGGTGGGGTTGGGCGAGGTCGAGGTGCTCGCCGACGACCCGGTGCTGGGGCCCGCGGGCGCGATGCTGCCGGTCATGCACTGGCACCACGACACGTTCGACCTACCGGCCGGCGCGCGGCTGTTGGCTCGCTCCGCGCACTACCCGCACCAGGCGTTCCGGGTCGGCGAGCGGGCCTGGGGCCTGCAGTTCCACGTCGAGTTGGACGCGGCATTGGCTACGGCCTGGGCGCCGCACCTGCCGGCGGGCGTGCAGATCCGGGAGGCCGACCGGCAGGCCGTGGAGGAAGGTGGGCGCGCCGCGCTGGGCCGGCTATTCGACCTCGTGCTGTAG
- a CDS encoding MFS transporter, with product MTQRRVIVALLALTAATVLADSAVVTLALPQILRELGGSVAGVAWVLIAFNLVLAVVAVPAAWLLARRAPGPGTVLGIAVFAGASVACASASGLGVLIAARCAQAGGGAVALVGCLELLVAVTDERRGVRLWTVSGVVGTAAGPMLGGLLTEAFSWQSIFIVQVPLTLVAIPAALMAGRTQPHAECVGFAPRSTGLRPAIAPNVALALLSAALTAALFLLVLLLVEGWRTEPATAAVTVSVIPVAAFLAPWIARAAGAGPQSENIAGCLLVAGGLCGLALLAGTDAVATLAPQALIGLGLGLTVDSLTGQALHERLPRAHHGAGTITARHAGVVLGLALLTPIITVDLRDAQLPAQEAMTAAVLDAPLPGTTKIALAQQLGDRLLAERGRVPDLHPAFAALHSPADQQPAAAALETKLDEQLDRAALRAFRHSFLAAAGLAALALVPLLATRRRAA from the coding sequence GTGACGCAGCGTCGGGTAATCGTCGCGCTGCTGGCGCTGACCGCAGCCACGGTGCTGGCCGACTCGGCGGTGGTCACGCTGGCGCTGCCGCAGATACTCCGCGAACTCGGCGGCAGCGTGGCCGGGGTGGCCTGGGTGTTGATCGCGTTCAACTTGGTCCTGGCGGTTGTAGCGGTGCCGGCCGCATGGCTGCTCGCGCGACGTGCGCCCGGGCCGGGCACGGTGCTGGGCATTGCGGTGTTCGCGGGTGCCTCGGTCGCGTGCGCGTCGGCTTCCGGGTTGGGCGTGCTGATCGCGGCGCGGTGTGCGCAGGCCGGTGGCGGAGCGGTGGCGTTGGTGGGCTGCCTGGAGTTGCTGGTGGCGGTCACCGACGAACGTCGCGGGGTGCGGCTGTGGACCGTGTCCGGCGTGGTCGGCACCGCAGCCGGTCCGATGCTCGGCGGGCTGCTCACCGAGGCGTTCTCCTGGCAGTCCATCTTCATCGTGCAGGTGCCCCTGACTCTCGTCGCCATCCCCGCGGCCCTCATGGCAGGACGCACCCAACCGCACGCCGAGTGTGTTGGCTTCGCCCCACGCTCGACCGGGTTGCGGCCGGCGATCGCGCCCAATGTGGCGTTGGCGTTGCTGTCCGCGGCGTTGACCGCGGCGCTGTTCCTGCTCGTGCTGTTGTTGGTGGAGGGCTGGCGTACCGAACCGGCGACCGCCGCGGTGACCGTTTCGGTGATCCCGGTGGCGGCCTTCCTCGCGCCGTGGATCGCCCGGGCGGCCGGGGCCGGACCGCAGTCGGAGAACATCGCGGGTTGCCTGTTGGTGGCCGGTGGGCTGTGCGGGCTGGCGTTACTGGCCGGCACCGATGCGGTCGCGACGCTGGCCCCGCAGGCCTTGATCGGCCTGGGCCTGGGGTTGACGGTGGATTCTCTCACCGGGCAGGCGCTGCACGAACGGTTACCCCGAGCCCACCACGGCGCAGGCACCATCACCGCGCGGCACGCCGGGGTGGTGCTCGGCCTGGCCTTGCTCACCCCGATCATCACCGTCGATCTGAGGGATGCTCAGCTGCCGGCGCAGGAGGCGATGACCGCGGCCGTGTTGGATGCCCCGTTGCCCGGCACCACAAAGATCGCACTGGCCCAACAACTCGGGGACCGGCTGCTCGCCGAGCGCGGGCGAGTGCCCGACCTGCACCCGGCCTTCGCGGCGCTGCATTCGCCGGCGGACCAGCAACCTGCCGCAGCGGCACTGGAAACGAAACTCGACGAGCAACTCGACCGGGCCGCGCTACGTGCCTTCCGGCATTCCTTCCTGGCCGCCGCGGGGTTGGCCGCGCTGGCCCTGGTGCCGTTGTTGGCCACCCGCAGGAGGGCGGCATGA